A single Perognathus longimembris pacificus isolate PPM17 chromosome 17, ASM2315922v1, whole genome shotgun sequence DNA region contains:
- the Dus1l gene encoding LOW QUALITY PROTEIN: tRNA-dihydrouridine(16/17) synthase [NAD(P)(+)]-like (The sequence of the model RefSeq protein was modified relative to this genomic sequence to represent the inferred CDS: inserted 1 base in 1 codon; deleted 3 bases in 2 codons), whose amino-acid sequence MCSGEEAAQGDEEASRKRLAKPPPRGWWGGELFTAQPAARQAGEGGGAPPARAGPTLGPGHLTATPGGREPLSAGPRLDLATATEAHRSEGPGTSPAGPQGHLSVRRLAAAQAPELCCRAWVESGLDSGPPPWLPTGPSGGARALGPPSPWALETELRRVWRLPLRTWEPHRELFPQRIAGSKPSAGPPPGLAALRCKARARGDAAAPRLARCAESQQPEPPVPGLPGALPARRFRRGASGAALPGAALPARRFRRRRFRRGASGAVLPARRFRRGASGAALPARRFRRGASGAALPAARSRAQGGAALQRALGRLGPARGLRPSPARAPPPAARRRGPSCGGFEFWSRTLRGARHVVAPMVDQSELAWRLLSRRHGAQLCYTPMLHXQVFVRDANYRRENLYCEACPEDRPLIVQFCANDPEVFVQAALLAQDYCDAIDLNLGCPQMIAKRGHYGAFLQEEWDLLQRMILLAHERLSVPVTCKIRVFPEIDKTVRYAQMLEEAGCQLLTVHGRTKEQKGPLAGAASWEHIKAVRKAVSIPVFANGNIRSLQDVERCIQDTGVQGVMSAEGHLHNPALFEGRSPAVWELAEEYLDIVRQHPCPLSYVRAHLFKLWHHTLQVHQQLREELAKVKTLEGVAAVNRALKLRCQEDMGATGDGAGPAGDLPFSHWICQPCVRPGPREGGGENGGGRSKRALEEEVGAVESLSKNKQKKQLRNPHKTFDPSLKPKYAKCDQCGNPKGNRCVFNLCRGCCKKRAFRETADCPGHGLLFKTKLEKSLAWKGTPPGLQEPPQVGSGAPGGYAEAVGSALA is encoded by the exons ATGTGCTCGGGAGAGGAAGCAGCGCAGGGTGACGAGGAGGCTTCCAGAAAAAGGCTTGCAAAACCGCCACCGCGAGGATGGTGGGGCGGGGAGCTGTTCACCGCCCAGCCCGCGGCCCGGCAGGCGGGAGAGGGCGGCGGTGCCCCGCCGGCCCGGGCCGGCCCCACACTCGGCCCCGGGCACCTGACGGCGACTCCGGGGGGTCGGGAGCCTCTGTCCGCAGGCCCCCGCCTTGACCTCGCGACGGCCACGGAAGCCCACCGCTCCGAGGGGCCGGGAACCAGCCCAGCCGGCCCGCAGGGCCACCTCAGCGTTCGCCGGCTAGCTGCAGCCCAGGCTCCGGAACTctgctgccgag CCTGGGTAGAAAgcggcctggactcagggcccccTCCCTGGCTGCCCACGGGCCCCTCCGGCGGCGCCCGGGCTCTCGGGCCTCCAAGCCCTTGGGCTCTGGAGACGGAGCTCCGCAGGGTGTGGCGCCTCCCGCTGCGCACCTGGGAGCCGCACAGAGAACTATTTCCACAGAGAATAGCTGGGTCAAAG CCCTCCGCCGGCCCTCCTCCCGGCCTGGCCGCGCTCAGGTGCAAGGCCCGGGCCAGAGGGGACGCTGCGGCCCCACGGCTGGCGCGCTGTGCCGAAAGCCAGCAGCCGGAGCCCCCGGTGCCG GGACTGCCCGGAGCGCTTCCGGCGCGGCGCTTCCGGCGCGGCGCTTCCGGCGCGGCGCTTCCCGGCGCGGCGCTTCCGGCGCGGCGCTTCCGGCGGCGGCGCTTCCGGCGCGGCGCTTCCGGCGCGGTGCTTCCGGCGCGGCGCTTCCGGCGCGGCGCTTCCGGCGCGGCGCTTCCGGCGCGGCGCTTCCGGCGCGGCGCTTCCGGCGCGGCGCTCCCGGCGGCGCGGTCCCGGGCGCAGGGCGGCGCCGCGCTCCAGCGAGCCCTCGGGCGGCTCG GCCCGGCCCGCGGGCTGCGGCCGAGCCcggcgcgggccccgcccccggccgcgaGGCGGCGAGGCCCAAGCTGCGGGGGCTTCGAGTTCTGGAGCCGCACGCTGCGGGGCGCCCGGCACGTGGTGGCGCCCATGGTGGACCAGAGCGAGCTGGCCTGGCGGCTGCTGAGCCGCCGCCACGGGGCGCAGCTCTGCTACACGCCCATGCTGC GCCAGGTCTTCGTCCGCGACGCCAACTAC CGCAGGGAGAACCTGTACTGCGAGGCGTGCCCCGAGGACCGGCCCCTCATCGTGCAG TTCTGTGCCAACGATCCCGAGGTGTTTGTCCAGGCGGCTCTCCTGGCTCAGGATTACTGCGACGCTATCGACTTGAACTTGGGCTGCCCACAGATGATAGCTAAGAGGG GTCACTACGGTGCCTTCCTGCAGGAGGAGTGGGACCTGCTCCAGAGAATGA TTCTGCTGGCCCATGAGAGACTGTCCGTTCCCGTCACCTGC AAAATCCGTGTCTTCCCAGAGATTGACAAGACTGTGAGGTACGCGCAGATGCTGGAAGAGGCTGGCTGCCAG CTGCTGACGGTGCACGGCCGCACCAAGGAGCAGAAGGGGCCCCTGGCGGGGGCAGCGTCCTGGGAGCACATCAAGGCTGTGAG GAAGGCCGTGTCCATCCCCGTCTTTGCCAACGGGAACATCCGGAGTCTGCAGGACGTGGAGCGGTGCATTCAGGACACGGGCGTGCAGGGGGTCATGAGTGCGG AGGGTCACCTGCACAACCCCGCCCTGTTTGAGGGCCGGAGCCCTGCCGTGTGGGAGCTGGCCGAGGAGTACCTGGACATCGTCCGGCAGCACCCCTGCCCGCTGTCCTACGTCCGCGCCCACCTCTTCAAGCTGTGGCACCACAC GCTGCAGGTGCACCAGCAGCTCCGCGAAGAGCTGGCCAAGGTGAAGACCCTGGAGGGCGTGGCCGCCGTGAACCGAGCACTCAAGCTGCGCTGCcag GAGGACATGGGCGCCACGGGCGACGGAGCCGGCCCCGCCGGAGACCTGCCCTTCTCCCACTGGATCTGCCAGCCCTGCGTGCGGCCAGG GCCcagggaagggggcggggagaaTGGCGGTGGCCGCAGCAAGCGcgctctggaggaggaggtgggcgCTGTGGAAAGCCTGTCCAAGAACAAGCAGAAGAAGCAGCTGCGGAACCCCCATAAGACCTTCGACCCTTCTCTGAAAC CAAAGTATGCAAAGTGTGATCAGTGTGGAAACCCAAAG GGTAACCGGTGCGTGTTCAACCTGTGCCGGGGCTGCTGCAAGAAGCGGGCCTTCCGGGAGACCGCGGACTGTCCAG GTCACGGGCTGCTTTTTAAAACCAAGTTGGAGAAGTCGCTGGCCTGGAAAGGGACTCCGCCGGGGCTGCAGGAGCCTCCGCAGGTGGGATCTGGGGCGCCGGGTGGCTACGCGGAAGCCGTGGGCAGTGCCCTGGCCTGA